In one window of Desulfonatronum thioautotrophicum DNA:
- a CDS encoding RidA family protein, with translation MSKTVIHSDKAPKAVGPYSQAIASGPLLFTSGQLPLDPETGTIPQGDIQVRAEQCLRNLQSIAEAGGTSLDRAIKVTVFLTNMADFQAVNQVYSQFFKEPYPARTALQVAALPLGADIEIEAVFEC, from the coding sequence ATGTCAAAAACCGTTATTCATTCCGACAAGGCCCCGAAAGCGGTTGGCCCCTATTCCCAGGCCATAGCCTCCGGTCCCTTGCTGTTCACCTCCGGGCAGTTGCCTCTGGATCCGGAAACCGGAACCATACCCCAGGGGGATATCCAGGTCCGTGCCGAACAATGCCTGCGCAACCTGCAAAGTATTGCCGAGGCAGGGGGCACAAGCCTGGACCGGGCGATAAAGGTCACGGTGTTCCTGACCAACATGGCTGATTTCCAGGCCGTAAACCAGGTATATTCTCAGTTTTTCAAGGAACCCTATCCCGCACGGACGGCCCTGCAGGTGGCGGCCCTCCCCTTGGGGGCGGACATCGAGATTGAAGCTGTTTTTGAGTGTTGA